The following are from one region of the Indicator indicator isolate 239-I01 chromosome 14, UM_Iind_1.1, whole genome shotgun sequence genome:
- the AGBL3 gene encoding cytosolic carboxypeptidase 3 yields the protein MRDRIEHIDWIPTTPEPFYTPTGLEMMPPYQTPDKGTVIYLEEEVRGLCPLQQILHQEGDTTLIFEARFESGNLQKVVKVNEFEYQLTLRTDRATGSYTQWFYFQVSNTQAGTPYRFTIVNFTRPNSLYKRGLRPLMYSEADAKEHRVGWRRTGNEIKYYKNNAGQGRRQYFSLTWTFQFPHDQDTCYFAHCYPYTYSKLQEYLVAISTDEGKSRFCKIDILCHSLAGNIVYVLTVTNPSKGGKGAERKAVILTARVHPGETNSSWIMKGFLDYILGDSGKAQLLRDTFVFKVVPMLNPDGVIVGNHRCSLTGQDLNRKYRSKRKKSYPSVWYTRSMIKRVMEERDVFLYCDIHGHNKKQNVFMYGCESKQHSKAPHMHPRGFPLLLSKSCPDMFSFPDCRFRVRKGREGTGRVVMWKMGINNSYTLEASICGSKLGCRQMTHFDMKDLESIGQHFCDALFNYCVHNKEEHKKVVKQQARVNSKVLNSDVLTWDSSSQTSDSSDSSDPDADQLKLDTKKKPQTPGEHFHSIARDKGHESKTAQDIEADHEVLQALDPVKKGHDHSPKSNSKKEERNMKERLPSKSTRSKKTRTASQAVSFGKSKSARHKTL from the exons ATGAGGGACAGAATTGAGCACATTG ATTGGATACCTACTACCCCTGAGCCATTTTACACTCCAACAGGTTTGGAGATGATGCCACCATACCAAACTCCTGACAAAGGCACTGTGATTTACCTAGAAGAAGAAG TGAGAGGTCTCTGCCCCCTGCAGCAGATCCTCCATCAGGAAGGGGACACCACCCTGATCTTCGAAGCACGGTTTGAGAGTGGGAATTTGCAGAAGGTGGTCAAAGT CAATGAATTTGAGTACCAGCTGACCCTGCGCACGGACCGCGCCACAGGCAGCTACACGCAGTGGTTCTACTTCCAAGTGAGCAACACGCAGGCGGGGACGCCGTATCGCTTCACCATCGTCAACTTCACCAGGCCCAACAGCCTCTACAAACGAGGCTTGAGGCCACTGATGTACTCAGAAGCTGATGCTAAGGAACACAGGGTTGGCTGGCGAAGGACTGGAAATGAAATCAAGTATTACAAAAACAATGCAGGCCAAGGCAGACGACAATATTTCTCCCTCACGTGGACGTTCCAGTTCCCTCACGACCAAGACACCTGCTACTTTGCCCACTGCTATCCTTACACCTACTCCAAGCTGCAGGAGTACCTGGTGGCCATCTCTACAGATGAGGGGAAGTCCAGATTCTGCAAGATTGATATCTTGTGCCATTCACTAGCAGGAAACATAGTGTACGTTCTAACTGTCACCAACCCCTCTAAGGGCGGCAAGGGCGCTGAGAGGAAGGCTGTGATACTAACTGCGAGGGTGCATCCGGGAGAAACTAACAGCTCCTGGATAATGAAGGGCTTTCTGGATTACATTCTTGGTGATTCGGGCAAAGCTCAGCTCCTGCGGGACACTTTTGTCTTCAAAGTGGTGCCCATGTTGAATCCAGATGGTGTGATTGTGGGGAATCACCGCTGCTCTTTAACAGGTCAGGACTTGAACCGCAAGTACAGGTcgaaaaggaagaaatcttaTCCTTCTGTCTGGTACACCCGAAGCATGATCAAAAG AGTGATGGAGGAACGGGATGTTTTCCTGTATTGTGACATCCATGGTCACAACAAGAAACAGAATGTCTTTATGTATGGTTGTGAGTCAAAGCAGCATTCCAAAGCACCACACATGCATCCACGTGGCTTCCCACTCTTGCTGAGCAAGAGCTGCCCGGATATG TTCTCGTTCCCAGACTGCCGATTCAGAGTGCGAAAGGGCAGAGAAGGCACAGGTCGAGTGGTGATGTGGAAGATGGGCATCAACAACAGCTACACTTTGGAAGCCTCTATCTGTGGCTCTAAGTTGG GCTGCAGACAAATGACTCATTTTGATATGAAAGACTTGGAGTCAATAGGACAGCATTTTTGTGATGCTCTCTTCAATTACTGTGTTCATAACAAGGAG GAACACAAGAAAGTAGTGAAACAGCAAGCCAGGGTGAACTCCAAGGTCCTGAATTCTGATGTGTTAACCTGGGATTCCAG CAGCCAAACTTCTGACAGCTCAGATTCCTCTGATCCTGATGCAGACCAGCTAAAACTAGACACTAAG aaaaaaccccaaacaccaggAGAACATTTTCACAGCATTGCTAGGGACAAAGGTCACGAAAGCAAAACT GCTCAGGACATTGAAGCTGACCATGAGGTACTTCAAGCACTTGACCCAGTGAAAAAAG GTCATGATCATAGTCCAAAGAGCAAttcaaaaaaggaagaaaggaacatGAAAGAGAGGCTCCCCTCAAAAAGTACAAGGTCCAAGAAAACCAGGACAGCAAGCCAAGCTGTAAGTTTTGGGAAGAGTAAATCTGCAAGGCACAAGACACTCTGA